The following proteins come from a genomic window of Proteiniphilum propionicum:
- a CDS encoding DUF4133 domain-containing protein, giving the protein MAEYEINKGVGRSVEFKGLKAQYLFIFAGGLLAMFILVAVLYMAGVNQFLCLVLGIAGATIIVWKTFSMNKKYGQHGLMKISARKNHPRYLINRKRMRSLLKRRKGA; this is encoded by the coding sequence ATGGCGGAATACGAAATCAATAAAGGCGTGGGCCGCAGCGTCGAGTTTAAAGGCTTGAAAGCCCAATACCTTTTCATTTTCGCAGGCGGACTGTTGGCGATGTTTATCCTGGTGGCAGTGCTGTACATGGCAGGTGTAAACCAATTTTTATGTCTTGTACTCGGTATTGCCGGTGCAACGATTATCGTGTGGAAAACCTTTTCGATGAATAAAAAGTACGGGCAGCACGGCTTGATGAAAATTTCAGCCCGAAAGAACCACCCCCGCTATCTAATCAACCGAAAACGTATGCGTTCACTCTTAAAAAGAAGAAAAGGAGCATGA
- a CDS encoding DUF4134 domain-containing protein, producing MAKKKILSTAIVLIAAFNAFAQGNGAAGITKATDMVTGYFDPATKLIYAIGAVVGLIGGVKVYGKFSSGDPDTSKTAASWFGACVFLIVAATILRSFFL from the coding sequence ATGGCAAAGAAAAAAATCCTCTCAACGGCAATCGTTCTGATTGCTGCTTTTAATGCCTTTGCACAAGGAAACGGTGCTGCCGGAATCACCAAAGCTACCGATATGGTAACCGGCTATTTCGATCCCGCCACCAAACTCATCTACGCCATCGGCGCCGTTGTGGGACTTATCGGCGGAGTAAAAGTTTACGGAAAGTTCAGTTCCGGCGATCCTGACACGTCCAAAACCGCGGCTTCGTGGTTTGGTGCGTGTGTGTTCCTGATTGTGGCAGCCACTATTCTACGTTCCTTCTTCTTGTAA
- the traM gene encoding conjugative transposon protein TraM, with the protein MKENNETSTTVSEEKTSKQDEQKREEPQTRKLPTIEEIQKRKKVLVYMLLVLVFIGVMHWIFAPSKAEKEKLQTEQGINVEIPEISGGELPEDKETAYKLAENEQKENERQWTMGTLSDFFGDTQKSDNRLEERESFADPDYRSGKGNEISRSASAYGDIRNTLGNFYEENSQMEILQQQIDELQAQLDEKNGLVDEDREIQRQLELMEKSYEMAARYLPQNQQATTPNPFETAVEREMDEPLPNAYTKTEAKESVFTVLPEVKNVVSALYQDVPDSVFMAEQMQERNRSFLPGTETVDDIPLKNTLKVAVYETQTLKDGETVRLRLLEPARVANMLVPKNTLLTAVARIQGNRLTLSVTSIEHRERIVPVNLSAYDLDGQPGVFIPNSLEVNAAKEIAAGMGQSAGTSFTFASSAGQQLAADAGRGLLQGASQYFGNRMREVKVTLKSGHKLFLMQNR; encoded by the coding sequence ATGAAAGAAAATAATGAAACTTCGACTACTGTTTCGGAAGAAAAAACTTCGAAACAGGACGAACAGAAAAGAGAGGAGCCACAGACACGCAAGCTACCCACGATCGAAGAAATTCAAAAGCGAAAGAAAGTATTGGTGTATATGTTGCTGGTTTTGGTTTTTATCGGTGTGATGCACTGGATTTTTGCACCTTCAAAGGCCGAAAAGGAGAAATTGCAAACCGAACAGGGAATAAACGTTGAAATACCGGAAATATCCGGCGGTGAACTGCCCGAAGATAAGGAAACCGCCTACAAGCTGGCAGAGAATGAACAAAAGGAGAACGAACGTCAATGGACAATGGGTACACTTTCCGACTTTTTCGGTGATACTCAAAAGTCGGATAATCGTCTCGAAGAGAGGGAGTCGTTTGCTGATCCGGATTACCGTTCCGGTAAAGGCAACGAAATTAGCCGGTCGGCATCGGCTTACGGTGATATCCGGAACACGCTCGGCAATTTCTACGAAGAGAACTCCCAAATGGAAATCTTGCAACAACAAATTGATGAATTGCAAGCACAACTGGACGAGAAAAACGGTTTGGTAGATGAAGACCGGGAGATACAAAGACAACTCGAACTGATGGAAAAATCATACGAAATGGCAGCCAGATACCTGCCGCAAAATCAACAAGCGACAACACCCAATCCTTTTGAAACTGCCGTTGAACGGGAAATGGACGAGCCGTTGCCGAATGCTTACACCAAAACGGAAGCCAAAGAGTCTGTGTTTACCGTACTGCCCGAAGTGAAAAACGTGGTGTCGGCTCTTTATCAGGATGTCCCCGACAGCGTGTTTATGGCCGAACAGATGCAGGAGCGCAACCGCTCGTTTCTTCCCGGCACCGAAACCGTCGACGACATTCCGCTAAAAAACACGCTGAAAGTGGCAGTTTATGAAACACAAACGTTAAAAGACGGCGAAACCGTGCGCTTGCGCCTGTTGGAACCGGCCCGCGTGGCGAACATGCTTGTCCCGAAGAACACGCTGCTGACGGCTGTAGCCCGGATACAGGGCAACCGCTTGACGCTTTCCGTAACCAGCATCGAACACCGGGAACGGATTGTCCCCGTAAACCTTTCGGCATACGACCTGGACGGACAGCCGGGTGTCTTTATCCCCAATTCCCTGGAAGTGAATGCCGCCAAGGAAATTGCTGCCGGAATGGGACAATCCGCCGGAACGAGTTTCACGTTTGCATCATCGGCAGGACAACAACTGGCCGCCGATGCGGGGCGCGGACTGTTGCAGGGTGCATCGCAATACTTCGGGAACAGGATGCGTGAAGTGAAGGTGACGCTCAAAAGCGGTCACAAGCTCTTTTTGATGCAAAACAGATAA
- a CDS encoding DUF3872 domain-containing protein: MKHKIINNFWVVGVLALAGFCLFACNHELDIQQAYPFTVETMPVQKHIAKGQTAEIRCTLKRQGRFEEACYTIRYFQPDGKGILKMDNGTVFKPNDRYPLTKEEFRLYYTSASTDRQTIDVYVEDNFEQTAKLSFEFNSQKDEEKEKTNENKK, translated from the coding sequence ATGAAACATAAAATAATCAACAACTTTTGGGTGGTGGGAGTGCTTGCCCTTGCAGGGTTTTGTCTATTTGCTTGTAATCACGAGTTGGATATTCAACAAGCATACCCGTTCACGGTAGAGACAATGCCGGTGCAGAAGCACATCGCCAAGGGGCAGACGGCGGAGATACGCTGTACGCTCAAACGACAGGGACGGTTTGAAGAAGCATGCTATACCATCCGTTATTTCCAACCCGATGGCAAGGGGATATTGAAAATGGATAACGGTACGGTCTTCAAGCCCAATGACCGCTATCCGCTCACGAAAGAGGAGTTCAGGCTATACTACACATCTGCTTCCACCGATCGGCAGACGATAGACGTGTATGTGGAGGATAATTTCGAACAGACGGCAAAACTCTCGTTTGAGTTCAACAGCCAAAAGGACGAGGAAAAGGAGAAGACGAATGAGAATAAGAAATAA
- a CDS encoding glycosaminoglycan attachment site → MKPLNSNKANLLLLFTRDPFVKLVNKELEYYSSKDDSLIGFVSLDKEDKTFHAMLLDRDSRNKYCLVSMNLDLNSIEEGRKALKDMMGTYVRNEDALKKELPANDFFSPIVKSEQQHPYFTMLLDKDGFFTAAKSVIEELSFHYEDRDGNFVDQFQSINGFDARIWELYLWCYFREENFHFNYNHTAPDFLIEKMGYEIAIEAVHINRKQGLDEPANIPTVEEIFKKMENEIPLMYGSPLYSKLNHTYKEQPYWELPHVKGKPLVYAIADFHADMSMTWSFPGIISILYGIDQKAIHNNDGTISLENEAGITFQKKEISIKPLFLDDKFKHVSAILFSPCGTLPKFNRMGIQAGYGNNNNKLYQIKMCYNSSPNAILPDVIGKVVNEECRETWADGIQIFHNPFAEIPLIPEFFPHAGHHFYKDGLLRSIVPNEHTISTMTYNIKNIPIVPPSFNMHSSEEYDEIIKKWRM, encoded by the coding sequence ATGAAACCATTGAATTCTAATAAGGCAAATCTTTTACTCCTTTTTACAAGAGACCCGTTTGTTAAACTTGTAAACAAGGAGTTGGAATATTATTCTTCTAAAGATGACTCGCTGATAGGTTTTGTTTCTTTAGATAAGGAGGATAAAACATTCCATGCCATGCTTCTCGACCGAGATTCAAGAAACAAGTATTGTCTCGTTTCTATGAATTTGGATCTTAATTCAATAGAGGAAGGAAGAAAAGCTCTAAAAGACATGATGGGTACATATGTACGAAATGAAGACGCTCTGAAGAAAGAGCTTCCAGCAAATGACTTTTTCTCTCCGATTGTAAAATCTGAGCAGCAACATCCATACTTTACCATGTTATTGGATAAGGATGGATTCTTTACTGCGGCAAAATCTGTCATTGAAGAGTTGTCTTTTCACTACGAGGATAGGGATGGCAATTTTGTAGATCAATTCCAATCAATAAATGGCTTTGATGCACGAATTTGGGAATTATATTTATGGTGCTATTTTAGGGAGGAGAACTTTCATTTCAACTATAATCATACAGCTCCAGACTTTTTGATAGAGAAGATGGGATATGAGATTGCAATAGAGGCAGTTCATATCAATCGCAAACAAGGATTAGACGAACCTGCAAATATTCCGACAGTTGAAGAAATTTTCAAGAAAATGGAGAATGAGATTCCATTAATGTATGGTTCTCCTCTATATTCAAAGTTAAATCACACATATAAAGAACAACCATATTGGGAGCTTCCACATGTAAAGGGCAAGCCATTGGTCTATGCCATTGCCGATTTTCATGCAGATATGTCTATGACTTGGTCTTTTCCAGGAATTATAAGTATCTTATATGGTATTGATCAGAAAGCAATCCATAATAATGATGGTACAATATCATTGGAAAACGAAGCCGGTATAACATTTCAGAAAAAAGAAATTAGCATTAAACCACTTTTCCTTGATGACAAATTCAAACATGTGAGTGCTATATTGTTTTCTCCTTGTGGTACTTTGCCAAAATTCAACAGAATGGGAATACAAGCCGGCTATGGGAACAATAACAACAAGTTATATCAAATTAAGATGTGCTATAATTCAAGCCCAAATGCAATTTTACCAGATGTAATTGGTAAGGTCGTGAATGAGGAGTGCAGGGAGACATGGGCAGATGGCATTCAGATATTTCATAATCCATTTGCCGAGATACCATTAATTCCAGAATTTTTTCCACATGCTGGACATCATTTCTACAAAGATGGACTTCTTAGAAGTATAGTTCCCAACGAGCATACCATTTCAACTATGACGTACAATATCAAAAATATTCCTATTGTTCCTCCTTCATTTAATATGCATTCTTCAGAAGAATACGATGAGATTATTAAAAAATGGAGAATGTGA
- a CDS encoding conjugal transfer protein TraO has translation MKRILLFMVVTVAIAAVSHAQRLIPGQRGLQLSIGVPITESKLFENGNFTAEMAMTINHKRANHWLLGLEYTKRHFAYRDMQIPSETVVFEGGYLLNLFSDAGKNVLLNTGITAVAGYETVNRNEKLLPDGATLLTRDRFVYGGAYHLALDLFVIDNLVLFVKGKCNVLWGSDVEMFRPSLQTGIRLIF, from the coding sequence ATGAAACGGATACTGTTATTCATGGTGGTGACGGTGGCGATAGCTGCCGTATCACACGCTCAACGGCTGATACCCGGACAACGGGGATTACAGTTGTCCATAGGAGTTCCGATTACGGAAAGTAAGCTGTTTGAAAACGGCAATTTTACCGCCGAGATGGCGATGACCATTAATCACAAACGAGCCAATCATTGGCTGCTCGGATTGGAATACACGAAAAGGCATTTTGCTTATCGTGATATGCAAATCCCGTCCGAAACGGTTGTTTTTGAAGGCGGTTATCTCTTAAATCTCTTTTCCGATGCAGGAAAGAATGTATTGCTCAACACCGGAATTACTGCCGTTGCAGGTTATGAAACGGTTAATCGAAATGAAAAGCTTTTACCCGATGGTGCAACGCTATTGACACGAGACCGATTTGTTTACGGCGGTGCTTATCACTTGGCATTGGATCTGTTTGTAATCGACAATCTTGTGCTTTTCGTAAAAGGGAAATGTAATGTGTTGTGGGGAAGTGATGTGGAGATGTTCAGACCTTCTTTACAAACAGGAATAAGACTAATTTTTTAA
- the traK gene encoding conjugative transposon protein TraK, with amino-acid sequence MEFKSLKNIETSFRQIRLYAVVFGVVCLLIVGFSLWKSYAFAEKQREKVYVLDNGKSLMLALSQDAATNRPVEAREHIRRFHELFFTLSPDKSAIESNMKRAFFLADQSAFNYYKDLTEKGYYNRIISGNIQQRIEIDSIQCNFEVYPYEVRTVARQYIIRSSNLTERSLVSECRLVNSIRSDNNPQGFIVENFIIRENRDIRTVKR; translated from the coding sequence ATGGAATTCAAGTCATTAAAAAACATTGAAACATCTTTCAGGCAGATACGGCTTTACGCCGTTGTTTTTGGTGTGGTGTGTCTTTTGATAGTCGGTTTTTCTCTTTGGAAATCATACGCTTTTGCCGAGAAACAACGGGAAAAAGTCTATGTGTTGGACAACGGAAAATCACTGATGCTTGCGCTTTCGCAAGATGCGGCAACAAACCGTCCGGTAGAAGCGCGCGAACACATTCGCCGTTTTCATGAACTGTTCTTCACGCTGTCGCCCGACAAGTCAGCCATTGAAAGCAATATGAAACGAGCATTTTTTCTTGCCGACCAATCGGCTTTCAACTACTACAAAGACCTTACGGAAAAAGGATATTACAACCGGATTATATCGGGAAATATCCAACAGCGTATCGAAATTGACAGCATTCAGTGCAATTTTGAGGTCTATCCTTATGAAGTGAGAACCGTTGCCCGTCAATACATCATCCGTTCGAGCAACCTGACCGAACGCAGTTTGGTTTCAGAATGCCGTCTGGTCAATTCCATCCGTTCCGACAACAATCCGCAAGGTTTTATCGTCGAAAATTTTATTATTCGTGAAAACAGAGATATCCGGACAGTCAAACGATAA
- a CDS encoding TraG family conjugative transposon ATPase — MRNISKMTTLENKFPLLAVENGCIVSKDADITVAFRVELPELFTVTAGEYETIHSAWNKAVRVLPNFTVVHKQDWFLKENYQSDIQKDELSFLSRSFERHFNERPYLNHECYLFLTKTTRQRMAMQSNFSTLCRGNILPKEIKDKETVLRFLESVSQFERIINDSGFISLVRLSEDEICEKGGLLEQYFSLKGKEHAPLEDISLGAEEVKIGDNILCLHTLSESDDLPAAVSPDSRYEKLSTDRSDCRLSFAAPVGLLLACNHIYNQLLFIEDSDENLRKFEKSARNMHSLGRYSRSNQINEQWIQEYLNIAHSQGLTSIRAHFNVIAWSDNRDELKHIKNDVGSQLALMGCTPRHNTVDTATLYWACMPGNAADFPSEESFYTFIEPALCFFSQETNYKSSTSPFGIKMADRLTGKPLHVDISDLPMKRGIITNRNKFVLGPSGSGKSFFMNHLVRQYYEQGTHVLLVDTGNSYQGLCSLIHQKTKGEDGIYFTYTEENPISFNPFFTDDYVFDVEKKDSIKTLLLTLWKSEEEKISKTESGELGSAVTAYIHKIQSDRSITPNFNTFYEFMRDVYRPELENREIKVEKDDFNIDNFLTTLRQYYSGGRFDFLLNSDKNIDLLNKRFIVFEIDAIKENRELFPVVTIIIMEAFINKMRRLKGVRKQLIVEEAWKAVASANMADYLKYMYKTVRKYFGEAIVVTQEVDDIISSPIVKESIINNSDCKILLDQRKYMNKFDQIQALLGLTEKEKAQILSINQNNAPNRKYKEVWIGLGGTQSAVYATEVSREEYLCYTTEETEKLEVMNKAESLDGDMERAIKLLVNK, encoded by the coding sequence ATGAGAAACATCAGTAAAATGACAACCTTGGAAAATAAGTTTCCGTTGCTTGCCGTTGAAAATGGCTGTATCGTGAGTAAGGATGCCGACATTACCGTGGCGTTCAGGGTAGAACTGCCCGAACTTTTTACCGTAACCGCGGGCGAATACGAAACCATTCATTCGGCATGGAATAAGGCGGTGCGGGTGCTGCCCAACTTCACGGTGGTTCATAAGCAGGATTGGTTTTTAAAAGAGAACTATCAGTCTGACATTCAAAAAGATGAATTGAGTTTTCTCAGCCGAAGCTTTGAACGGCACTTCAACGAACGTCCCTATCTCAACCACGAGTGCTATCTGTTTTTGACCAAAACCACCAGACAGCGAATGGCGATGCAGAGCAATTTTTCTACTCTTTGCAGAGGGAATATCCTGCCCAAAGAGATAAAGGACAAGGAGACCGTTCTTCGTTTTCTGGAAAGTGTGAGTCAGTTTGAACGTATAATAAACGACAGCGGTTTTATTTCGCTTGTCCGTCTTTCGGAAGATGAAATCTGCGAAAAAGGAGGTCTGTTGGAGCAGTACTTTTCATTGAAAGGAAAAGAGCACGCACCGCTTGAAGACATCTCGTTAGGTGCGGAAGAAGTGAAAATCGGCGACAATATCCTATGCCTGCACACGCTTTCAGAGAGCGATGATCTGCCGGCTGCAGTCAGTCCCGACAGCCGGTATGAAAAATTATCGACCGACCGCTCGGATTGCCGATTGTCTTTTGCCGCGCCTGTGGGCTTGCTGCTTGCCTGCAACCACATTTACAACCAGCTGCTTTTTATCGAAGACAGCGATGAGAACCTGCGTAAGTTCGAGAAAAGCGCAAGGAATATGCACTCGCTCGGACGTTATTCGCGAAGTAATCAAATCAACGAGCAGTGGATTCAGGAATATCTGAACATAGCCCATTCTCAAGGCTTGACTTCCATCAGGGCACACTTTAACGTAATAGCGTGGAGCGACAACCGCGATGAACTCAAACATATCAAAAACGATGTGGGCAGTCAGTTGGCTTTAATGGGCTGCACACCCAGACACAACACCGTAGATACGGCAACGCTCTATTGGGCGTGTATGCCCGGCAATGCCGCCGACTTTCCGTCGGAAGAAAGTTTTTACACTTTCATTGAGCCGGCTCTGTGCTTTTTCAGTCAGGAAACCAACTACAAAAGTTCTACATCGCCGTTCGGCATTAAAATGGCGGATAGGCTGACCGGAAAACCCCTGCATGTGGATATTTCCGATCTGCCGATGAAAAGAGGCATTATCACCAACCGAAATAAATTTGTGCTGGGGCCCAGCGGAAGCGGAAAATCGTTCTTTATGAACCATCTTGTCAGACAGTATTACGAACAGGGAACGCATGTGTTGTTGGTGGATACGGGAAACTCGTATCAAGGTTTGTGCAGCCTGATACATCAAAAGACCAAAGGCGAAGACGGAATTTACTTTACCTACACGGAAGAGAATCCTATTTCTTTCAACCCGTTTTTCACGGATGATTATGTGTTCGATGTTGAGAAAAAAGACAGTATCAAAACTCTGCTTTTAACGCTTTGGAAAAGTGAAGAAGAGAAAATATCGAAAACCGAAAGCGGAGAACTCGGCAGTGCGGTAACGGCCTACATCCATAAAATTCAGTCCGACCGGAGTATCACGCCCAACTTCAACACTTTTTACGAGTTTATGCGTGATGTGTATCGTCCCGAATTGGAAAACAGGGAAATCAAGGTAGAAAAGGATGATTTTAATATCGATAATTTTCTGACCACACTCAGACAATATTACAGCGGTGGACGCTTTGATTTTCTGCTTAATTCCGACAAAAACATCGACCTTTTAAACAAACGCTTTATCGTGTTCGAGATAGATGCCATCAAGGAAAATCGCGAGCTTTTCCCTGTTGTCACGATTATCATCATGGAAGCCTTTATCAATAAAATGAGGCGATTGAAAGGAGTTCGTAAACAACTGATAGTGGAAGAGGCATGGAAAGCCGTTGCATCGGCAAATATGGCTGATTATTTGAAATACATGTACAAAACGGTGCGCAAGTATTTCGGCGAAGCCATCGTGGTAACGCAGGAAGTGGACGACATCATTTCCAGCCCGATAGTCAAAGAGAGCATCATCAACAATTCAGACTGCAAGATATTATTGGACCAACGCAAGTATATGAACAAATTCGATCAGATACAGGCACTGCTCGGACTAACGGAAAAGGAGAAAGCGCAAATACTTTCCATTAACCAGAACAATGCTCCGAACCGTAAATACAAAGAGGTCTGGATAGGGCTGGGCGGAACGCAATCCGCAGTTTACGCCACCGAAGTATCTCGTGAAGAGTACCTTTGCTACACCACCGAAGAAACCGAAAAATTGGAAGTGATGAACAAAGCGGAATCGTTGGACGGAGATATGGAGAGGGCGATAAAACTCTTGGTAAACAAGTAA
- a CDS encoding DUF4141 domain-containing protein — protein MKQKLLILVTALTLSGFCANAQFIVNDPVNVATSIANTAKEIIQTSKTVKNTLDNFKEVEKVYKQGKEYYDALRKVNDLVKDARKVQQTILMVGDISDLYVNSYKLMLQDKNFSFEELTAIAFGYTRLLEESAALLKELKQIVNPTTLSLNDKERMDWIDQIYKEVSEYRSLVSYYTNKNISVSYLRAKKQNDAQRVLDLYGSLSDKYW, from the coding sequence ATGAAACAGAAACTTTTAATTTTAGTAACGGCATTGACTTTAAGCGGTTTCTGCGCCAATGCCCAATTTATCGTGAATGATCCGGTAAACGTTGCCACCTCCATTGCGAATACGGCAAAAGAAATTATCCAGACGTCCAAAACGGTTAAAAATACGCTCGACAACTTTAAGGAAGTAGAGAAAGTATATAAGCAGGGAAAAGAGTATTATGATGCTCTGCGTAAGGTGAACGATTTAGTGAAGGATGCCCGAAAAGTACAGCAAACCATCTTGATGGTGGGTGATATTTCGGATTTGTACGTGAACAGCTACAAATTGATGCTGCAGGATAAAAACTTCTCATTCGAAGAGCTTACCGCGATCGCGTTCGGCTACACAAGACTCTTGGAAGAAAGTGCGGCATTGTTGAAAGAGTTGAAACAGATTGTCAATCCCACAACCCTTTCACTCAATGATAAGGAGCGGATGGATTGGATTGACCAAATCTATAAAGAAGTCAGTGAATACCGTTCATTGGTCAGCTATTACACCAACAAAAACATCTCGGTCTCTTACCTGCGTGCGAAAAAACAGAATGACGCACAACGGGTACTCGACCTGTACGGTTCGTTAAGTGACAAATACTGGTAA
- the traJ gene encoding conjugative transposon protein TraJ — protein sequence MDFENLHQVLRTLYTEMMPLVGNMTGIAKGVAGLGALFYVASRVWQSLARAEEIDVYPLLRPFAIGLCIMFFPTIVLGTINSVLSPVVKGTNQMMAAQTLDMNKLREQRDRLEREAMLRNPETAFLVSNEEFDKKIDEMQGLNPKHLVTITSMYLERGMYNLKKSMQDAFKSFLEILFQAAALIIDTIRTFFLIVLSILGPIAFGIAVFDGFQSTLTGWLSRYVSVYLWLPVSDLFSTMLAKIQTLMIGKEIAALENPAYIPDGSSVVYIIFMLIGIVGYFVIPTVAGWIIQAGGMGNYGKNINQTVQKSGAVAGAGAGAVGGNVLGKLRK from the coding sequence ATGGATTTTGAAAATTTACATCAGGTACTGCGAACGCTGTACACTGAAATGATGCCCTTGGTGGGCAATATGACAGGCATAGCCAAGGGTGTTGCCGGACTCGGCGCTCTGTTTTACGTGGCAAGCCGTGTGTGGCAGTCCCTTGCGCGTGCCGAAGAGATCGACGTTTACCCGCTTTTGAGACCTTTTGCCATCGGGCTTTGTATTATGTTTTTCCCTACTATTGTTTTGGGGACGATAAACAGCGTGCTTTCGCCCGTGGTAAAAGGAACTAATCAGATGATGGCAGCACAAACCCTGGATATGAACAAATTGCGTGAACAACGCGACCGATTGGAACGGGAAGCGATGCTGAGAAATCCCGAAACAGCCTTTTTGGTCAGCAACGAAGAGTTTGACAAAAAGATAGACGAAATGCAGGGACTCAACCCGAAACACCTTGTTACCATTACATCAATGTATCTGGAAAGGGGGATGTACAACCTGAAAAAGTCGATGCAGGATGCCTTCAAATCTTTTCTGGAGATATTGTTTCAAGCTGCCGCTCTGATAATCGATACCATTCGGACATTTTTCCTTATCGTTCTTTCCATACTGGGACCCATTGCTTTCGGAATTGCCGTGTTTGACGGATTCCAATCTACTTTGACGGGATGGTTGAGCCGCTATGTTTCGGTTTATCTGTGGCTGCCCGTATCGGATCTGTTCAGTACCATGCTTGCCAAAATCCAGACGCTGATGATAGGCAAAGAGATTGCAGCTCTTGAAAATCCGGCGTACATCCCGGACGGTTCGAGTGTGGTTTATATCATTTTTATGCTGATAGGCATTGTCGGATATTTTGTAATTCCTACCGTTGCCGGATGGATTATCCAGGCAGGCGGAATGGGCAACTACGGAAAAAACATTAATCAAACCGTGCAAAAAAGCGGTGCAGTGGCGGGAGCCGGCGCAGGAGCCGTAGGCGGAAATGTTTTGGGTAAATTGAGAAAATAA
- the traN gene encoding conjugative transposon protein TraN, which translates to MKLKLKTIFFFVALLSGAITSNAQINTGDLYQGMSRTIPNGRVVLPYGLSVAYEKTVHLIFPSQIRYVDLGSSNIIAGKAEDADNVLRVKAAVRDFETETNLSVICNDGSFFSFNVKYAEEPERLNIEMQDFLYSGVNNLPTNKADIYFKELGNESPVLVKLIMKTIWQNDRREINHIGSKKFGLQFLLRGLYSNNGLLYFHTLIKNQNQMPYQVDFVTFKVVDKKVAKRTAIQEQVLQPLRSFNEVTRIGGYQTQRSVFVLEQFTLPDDKQLEVTLFEQNGGRHQTFVVENEDLIRAKDIDNLKLKF; encoded by the coding sequence ATGAAACTAAAATTAAAAACAATCTTTTTCTTCGTTGCCCTGCTTTCTGGGGCGATTACCTCAAATGCCCAAATTAACACGGGCGATCTCTATCAGGGAATGAGCCGGACAATTCCCAACGGCAGAGTAGTATTGCCTTACGGACTCTCTGTAGCTTACGAGAAAACGGTGCACCTGATTTTTCCTTCCCAAATACGTTACGTTGATTTGGGTAGCAGTAACATTATTGCAGGCAAAGCGGAAGATGCCGACAACGTACTTCGGGTAAAGGCTGCCGTTCGCGATTTTGAAACGGAAACCAACCTGAGCGTAATCTGTAACGACGGAAGTTTTTTCTCCTTTAACGTGAAATATGCCGAAGAACCGGAAAGGTTGAATATCGAAATGCAGGATTTTCTGTATTCGGGTGTGAATAATTTGCCGACCAACAAAGCCGATATTTACTTCAAGGAACTCGGTAACGAATCACCGGTGTTGGTGAAACTGATCATGAAAACGATTTGGCAAAACGACCGCCGGGAAATCAACCACATCGGCAGTAAGAAGTTTGGCTTACAGTTCCTGTTGAGAGGATTATACTCAAACAACGGGTTACTTTATTTTCACACGTTGATTAAAAACCAAAATCAAATGCCTTATCAGGTAGATTTTGTCACGTTCAAGGTTGTGGATAAAAAAGTGGCGAAACGCACAGCCATACAGGAACAGGTATTGCAGCCGCTACGCTCGTTCAACGAAGTAACCCGTATCGGCGGATACCAAACCCAACGTTCCGTCTTTGTCCTGGAGCAATTTACGCTGCCCGATGACAAGCAATTGGAAGTAACACTCTTTGAGCAAAACGGCGGTCGCCACCAAACGTTTGTGGTCGAGAACGAGGACTTAATCCGTGCCAAAGATATCGATAACCTGAAATTGAAATTCTGA
- a CDS encoding DUF3408 domain-containing protein gives MEENRKPPINEEYIMSIVSETRSGHDKLAPAVNEQIRQVSEKKMADNQTQERDNDLQTEKQEIRENKKRKNRQNLIDYESRFIKKADLTVRSGKGVYIRADYHNSINRIISVIGNNEISITDYLDNILTHHFEMFEQEITDVFDKNYKPLINKNR, from the coding sequence ATGGAAGAAAACAGAAAACCACCCATTAACGAAGAATATATCATGTCCATAGTTTCCGAAACACGTTCCGGACACGATAAGTTAGCTCCTGCCGTAAACGAGCAGATACGTCAAGTTTCAGAAAAGAAGATGGCAGATAATCAGACACAGGAACGTGATAACGATTTACAAACAGAAAAACAGGAGATTCGGGAAAACAAGAAACGTAAAAATCGACAAAACCTGATAGATTATGAAAGTCGTTTTATAAAAAAAGCCGATTTAACCGTCCGTTCGGGCAAAGGTGTATATATCCGTGCCGATTACCACAACAGCATCAATCGCATAATCAGCGTGATAGGAAATAATGAAATATCCATTACCGATTACTTGGATAACATTTTGACGCATCACTTTGAGATGTTTGAGCAGGAGATAACAGATGTATTCGACAAAAACTATAAGCCATTAATCAATAAAAACAGATAA